Proteins co-encoded in one Papaver somniferum cultivar HN1 chromosome 5, ASM357369v1, whole genome shotgun sequence genomic window:
- the LOC113279677 gene encoding F-box/kelch-repeat protein At3g06240-like: MLRSGPKIPGKIPGRNRAADKEFANRHLDNAIKNNHLNIMLTGNYRMYSVGYFDASPPSSCKKAIEINYPLKSDCNDKDVRIWGSCNGLLCFGIFEDGCICLWNPSTREYRKIPPPPLTSGFSVKDASYGSYGFGYDYLNDDYRLVRILFGDDKKSEVQVYTLRITFCRISFDPHSF, from the coding sequence ATGCTACGTTCAGGCCCAAAAATCCCGGGGAAAATCCCGGGAAGAAATCGTGCGGCAGATAAAGAGTTTGCCAATCGACACCTTGATAATGCTATTAAGAACAACCACTTGAATATCATGTTAACGGGAAATTACAGAATGTACTCAGTAGGTTATTTTGATGCATCGCCACCGTCATCATGCAAGAAAGCTATTGAGATAAACTATCCCTTAAAATCTGATTGCAATGATAAAGATGTTAGAATCTGGGGTTCTTGTAATGGCTTGCTTTGCTTTGGGATTTTTGAGGATGGTTGTATTTGTTTATGGAACCCATCTACAAGAGAGTACAGGAAAATACCACCTCCGCCATTAACTTCAGGTTTTTCCGTGAAGGATGCCTCATATGGGTCATATGGGTTTGGTTATGATTACTTGAATGATGATTACAGGTTGGTGAGGATATTATTTGGGGACGATAAGAAATCTGAAGTACAAGTCTACACGTTAAGAATTACGTTCTGTAGGATTTCATTCGATCCCCACTCATTCTAA